aattttacacatttgtccgaaattgtccgaaatatccgaaatgtccgaaattttcttcaagatCTGACCggatttaaatattgaaacttaTAAAAgactctacaaaaaaaatcgcctgcggcgcgcttgatacatttttcaattataatttccGTGTATCAATTCTTTgtcttaaaatttatatcaacATAGATGATCAGTCAACAAAAGTCATTCGCTAATTAAATAAGTGTTTtactaaaaacgattttaatttgattaaatcgtTACTGAATTTGTTAACTTAAACTACTTTCATTTCACTCGTCACAATCCGAGCCTCCACATAGATATTTGAATAATCGATGAGATAGACACGCTCTCCTGGTTTCTTCAGGATAACTTTAACTTCTGAAGGcagtcaaattcaaaaaactcTGCATCCcatattgacaaatttttttggttggttcgggaacatagaaaataccataaggaatatgcttgaggtgtctcaatggaagttgcaacgtccttaggatttttatatttaacaaggaaaatttacaaatccCTCAAGGTTCAACgggctccaaaacccaaaaaaaccaagaaaaatttttcttggtttttcgaacgtctactgttactgtagggtaattaAGTACATAAAGtggtcgcaaagtgacgtactgatgtcaaaaatagatttatgaatgtggcagtaacgttttggaacatGGCCATGGCGTATCGAACttcgaaaagtaaaaatacgACTGATGTTTTGAAGGTCGACGTATTAGGCATCAAGCACAAATTTGAAGTGCGAACAAGCGAACAATAgcacattactataccagtgtaTAGTATTGCGTTTTATTGAATATGTTATCAGTAATAGTTACTGAATAATCTAGAACTTAGAGATTTGAAGTGAAATTATAGGAGAAATTGAATCAAGGAATTTaaatctgaaataaaattttggtgccACGACTGGGACCCGAACCCAGAATCTCCACCTTGCCGGGGTGTTGCTCTAACCAATTGAGCTACCGTggacattttaatttcagatctaatttcgaaccgttgttacattACTAACCGCATGTATATGTAGCCAAATCGTGTATATTTTATGCCAGTAATACAGGCCATTGTGCACTGATATCACTTGTTTCTAGCATTTATACACGTTTCGTGCCACCTACACATACATGTGTCCGTTGTATTCTCTTATAACTCAGTGTCCAttatttttgtatatgtaCTGAATGTCGACATCAATTCGATGCCATCTAAATGTACAGTGATACCGCTATCAACACATGAATGCATTGATCGCATAGGACAACGAGAATACCTCGAATGATTAAGATAATTGAATATGTTATCAGTAATAGTTACTGAATAATCTAGAACTTAGAGATttgcgttttactttacgagcgggGGAAAgggttttcactagtgagaGAAAGGCTACATTCCCttactagtaaagtaaaatacatcacgatgagtaaaagtacctcgagctgaagccctcggatacttttactcatctggatacgagatatcagattacttcactggtatagtaatgtactattctaAGCATTAGTACAACATTTTTGGAATTGAAGTTGAGGGTCGTCTGCGGTAAAAAAGTATGTTGCCTGGAAGTTCAACTAGTTTTATATGAATAAAACCGTTCTAAAACTTTTCTCTTCCTCAAATTTAAGAATACTtttagtaaaacatttttcaagtcATATATACCGGTTAATGATCAATTCATGTCACGTCAAAATATactccaaacaaatttttgagctTAGAATTTGTCACTAAATTCTGCTGAtataaaacgttgaaatttgGTGAGGGAATGTCTCACAGACTATTCCTATTGCGATTCTTTAGTGAAAACTGGAAaacatttgtccgaaattttttcaggaaatgtccgaaattttatacaaattgtccgaaatgtccgaatttcGGACAGGGCAAAATTTAGTGGGAGGCCTGCATTGGGCTAACAATTAACCCCTTTAAAAACGAGAACTTTTCTTTTTGACTCTATCCCCACAAAGTGTACTGATGCAATTTGCATTTTGGTATTCTCCTCACAGTTCTCATTCGTAAATGTAAAAAcaccaaacaaggacgtagtattttcatatttaaacTTCTCATTGACTATCAGCCAGCCTTAGTCATTTACATGACTTGGGATAAAGACATAAACAGTAGCGTTTaggtgtgaattttgttggtccgaggcgaagccgagtaaCATAAATCCaagaaaacgagactttttatttttatcccgagtctcacttcgttcgggctacaactcgcgaaattgcctaaaatataccgtccacaacagatacgtaaataactattttatgcGGTATTCAGTTACATTCGAGAGGTGACCTCCATGTTATCTCTCGAGTGTAATGGCTTGATGGATAAAATTCGAGCATATTATCGGTAAATCAATTTACTCAATCTGAGATTTATCAAATGTCCTGGGctaaatattcattttgattGTATTCTTCGGAAGATCGGAAGACATATTTTTCAACCCGAACAAATGATCCGCTCATACATTTCTCGAGTTGGAAGTAAcgcaatcaaatatttttattgaggGGAATATATTGACTCAGTTGTTTCTTAAACCTTAAACTAAAAAGTAATTGTGCTACTTTTCAGCACAGTTAGCTTTATTTCGTCATAACTAACCTACATACATTGTAGACTGTAAATTTACGCAGAGGCAGAACCAATTCCATGAACTGTGGTAATAAATGCAGCGACAAAAATAACCTGAAAAATTTACTTACGGGTTCCAAGAAGTTCATTAGAGAAATGTTAACAGAATCAGTAAACAATGGCGAAGATAATAACGGCTCAAGTGCTTTTAATTTACGAAAACGGTTTCTCCGTATCTGGTATCTACCCAATGGATTAATGTATCGCGTGTACGAAAAGCTAGTAGATAATGCGAAATGCATGGTCAATCAGAAGGGAGTGTATGGTAAAGATTAGATATTTAAACTTCAAGTGGTCATATTCTTTATcttatttttgaaagttttagtATGATATACATAAACTAAGCAACGCCATCTAGGTATCATTTCTCTACAACTATGTCTAATTCCAATTGAAATCACTTTAAACTTTTGTCTGATTGGTTCGAATCTGAAAATCAAACTTCATGCGAATTTCCCGTGACTCAGCCAAACTCTCAATGAAAATGGCATCCACACCCATTTCGAAAAAGTAGAACAATTCCTCCTCCTTGTCGTCGGGATCACATCCCGGCGTTATGGCACATCCTCGTCTGGACGGTTCCCTAGAATCGTTGATCGTGAACAGTGCCATTTTCATTCCTAGACGATGCGCTTCAGTTACAAATTCTTTAGCAGGAACAAATCCGCCCATCGATTCGATCAATTCGGCGTCGTACGTTTTGTTATTATAGGCGAGTTCGGCCTCAACACCGACGTACATATATTCCTTCCACACGCAATAATAACGGGAAAATAACGAAACTTCTGCCATACCTTGGAACGTAACCCACGGAAGGTCAGGATGCACTACCATCATCAGGTCCAGATCCGTTTGAGTTGAGATGTATGCAAGggcatttttatcaaaattttgaattatgaCTGGTGGACAATTGATTGTTGCATTAACATTGTCGAATATAGCTCGGCATTGTGGGCTCTGTGTTGCATTTAAAGCATAACCGTTCGCGGTCAACGAATTTAAGAAAACGTCTTCCATGAAATGTGGATTGCTGGAATTGCGATTTCGAAACGACGGATGCTTTAGTTCGGGAATGATTCCTGAGTTAAATTAAgaacttaaaattttctcatacgcGATAAGTCGGCGATTGCCGGTCAAGTTACCAATTGTCCTATTCAATTTCACGGTCATCTTATGAATAACATCGATAAACTCTTGGAATGTTGGAATCTGAAGATGATCATTGAAATACTGCAATCTGACTCCTTCATTATTCTGCTTCACTTTCAACGTTTTCAGTTCGGCCAGAGTCAGATCTTCAACGAAAAAATCGTCCACGATATTCTCGTACACAACTCCGATAATGCCGCTAAAATTTCGTCGCAAATGTTCGAATTCCGGATGCTCTTCGATGTTTGTTCCCCTTTTTAGTGTCACGTCGTGGTAGCACACCAAGACATTGTCTCTTGTCATCACTAAATCGGGTTCAACGTATTCTGCACCCGTTATGGCAGCAATTTCATATCCAGGTAGTGTGTGTGGTGGCATAAATACCTTTTCACCTTGATGTGCTAAGAAAATGGACGGTAGACCATCGTAGGTATTCCACCGTTGACCTAAAGTCACAACTACAGTCAACAACACTCTTTTGtagaagaaattattttacctGTGGCTAAGGTTGACCAAGTAATTAAAACGAAgagttttatgaaaaattccaTTACGCGCGCGTTGAAACTTCTTTTGTTGGTAAAAGTAGCCACCGCCTAATAAGTATTCACTCgcgaaattgaattgaatcagTAAGTAGCTTCACATTCAACTgcgttttatcaacaaatacaaaatcttATCTTCTCAGCCCAGAGTGCTCAGAGCATGGTACTTAACCAGATGTGACAAAATTGTTGCGGCCTTCACAACCTATACTTCAGTTGGTGTTTTTAGTCTTATCGTTAGCAAGTTCATTCAtccaaaaattgaatgaattgaatgatTGAATCCAGTTTTAAATAGGGGTGAACTTAGGGAAGAAATAAGAAGAATCCTCGGGAGAACCTACAAACTCGTTCTGAATTTACGCTCTAGAAATATAGTTATCCTTACTGTCCCAGCGAGGGGTCCAGCAAGGAGATCCACTTGGACCTGCTTTGTTCTGCCTAACCATACAGAGAATCATTGCATCGCTTCAATTGCTGAATTTAGATTTGAATCTGTGGTGTATCCATGATACCGggtaatttctgaaaaaaattttaggataccgggaaatcgaattATAGCTGCACAAACCAGCGGGAAATGTATGTAGGGGGAAGtcacttttacatttttggataccgggaaatccgGGAAATCTTGactcggataccgggaagaaaacataatttgcacACGCGCACATGATGTTTTGCTTGGACTTGAAATGATCATCGAAAAAGCTCGAGAAGTTGGTTTGGAATTGAACCACGGAAAATgcgaaatttctattttgggCTCACATTCAATAGACAATAGTAACGAAGTCGTGAAAATGTTCCAAATGGTGTCTCCAGGGATTCAAGAAATACGAGAAGGCAACGAATTTCTTTTAGGAAGTCCACTTACAGATCAGGCTTCCGTCATTTGTCTTGAGAAGAAAATCATCGAACTGCAACGTCTTTCGAACAAATTAACGAAGATAAGCGCACATAGTGCCTACCTCCTACTACGAATTTCCATTACAACACCGCGATTGATTTTCTTCCTCCGTGGAACCCCGATGTGGCGTAATCATGTTGGTCTAAAACGCTATGACGAGGTTTTGAAAGAATCATTGGAATCACTGCTCAATATTCAATTAACACCAAAAGCCTGGTCAGAATCCGCTCTGCCTATTGAAAGTGGAGGTATTGGAATCAGGCACGCAACCGAAATCGCTTTACCATGCTTTCTCTCATCAATTTACCAAGTTTCTGATTTGGTGGACGATCTGTTATCTGAAGAATACCGACAGACTGATCCTCCTAAATCTGAAGCAGAAGAACTTTGGTGTGAAGAGTTTGGTGAATTGCCAGAAGAGGGATTACgacgttttcaaaaaatctggGAATTGGACgcaatcaaaaacaaaatcgattcCTTGAGCACATCTTTTAAGAAAACAGAAGACAAAGCAAGATTCTTGGCTAATTCTATAACAGAAACCGGCGCTTGGCTTCAAGTATTACCATCGCCACAATTGGGAACACATTTGTCTAATGACGAATTCAGAATCGCAATGTCTCTTCGTCTTGGTACGACCATTGTCCAACCTCATAAGTGCATCTGTGGAGAAAAAGTAACCGAATTCGGACGACATGGGCTATCTTgtggggtagggtaatctcgcacaccacacaaattcatggtgtgcgagattcacatctaagtggtgaatctcgcacagtcatgacttttcgttacatgtcgtaaaaggacgcatactatgatcgcgtgtgcgagattccccgacacctaTCTTGTTCAAAAGCCAAAGGTACAAAAGTCAGACATGCGATGGTGAACAATATCCTTCAACGATCGCTACGATCAGCTGAAGTACCTGCAATTTTGGAACCACCTGGTTGCTCTAGACCAGATGGAAAGAAGCCAGACGGATTAACTTTAATACCCTGGGCAAAGGGCAAATCATTGCTCTGGGATTATACGTGCAGAGACACCTTCGCTCCATCATATTTGAGCTCAACATCAAAACATGCAGGACATGCAGCCAAGAAAGCAGAAGTTGACAAAATCAATCACTATTCCGAACTAtccaggggctatttagttgaatttttggcgaatttttacgaatttggagaatttcggcaaattggcgaatttggtgaatttcggcgaattttgacgaattttgacgaattttctttgtaattaaaaaattgttggatgatattttttcataatcttatcaataatattttcggaaaatcaAATTAGTTATCTATCTTAGGTTGAcgattattttcaatattcttctcaaaaaatttctcttaAAAACCTCACGAGCATCcccaaaatctaaaaaaaagtccaacAAAAACCTCACAAACATCTCCGATATCTCAAAATGATGTCGGATAAACGATAAAGCCTCACGAAACTCTACAAGACAGAGGTCTTTAGATCAGTTATTTTTCTAAagcatgctaaaatgcttttttagcgaatgagacaATTTCCAGCTCGAAGCGGAGGTGTGTACTGGAGtcaaattcgctaaaaatgcctcttagcataagttaggaacaacgtttttcctaaacgacgtggGAAATGAGAGACGAcgtcgcgatatttcaacactagttaggaaaaagtacttttaagtACAGAAACGTACTCTACTGAGACAAAAAAGGCCTATATCAATCAAATTCAGAATTCTCGGGTTTGTTTTTCGGGTTGCTCCTTCCTCAGGTTATTGCTAAAAATGTATGACATCACATGACAGACACATTACACccaaagtgatttttttttttttaatgggaTATTCGTGTTAGCTAGAATtgatcaacgaatcgaatgagctataactcaataatatcagAGCGAGCTGGCTTTCCAAATGTCTTAgaaattggcgaattgactcctGAGATGATAAAGTCGTAATCAGTCTAAAAACCCTTAatgggtaaatgtgacgcaagtcctttatttTACTTATAAAACCACTGATATCGCTTAGGGTGACGCATTgagcgtcgtacgcaaaagttttatcaacaaaaaatttactcaaaaaatttgtgaaggaaaattttacaacaggaaatttgcgtcacaagtggcagatgattcggttttctttcgtttataTTCTTTCAGTACCATTTGGAAGCATAATACAATATATAACATAAAACTGCTGATTATGAGTTTCCATAGATAGTttccatttacatttttcaaccattttcctaacaataggtacgttcctcaacatctgccactcgTGACGCAAActtcttgttgtaaaattttctttcacaaattttttgagtcaattgtttgttgataaaacttttgcgtacggcgcacaatgcgtcaccctcagcgatatcagtggttttataagtaaaataaaggacttgcgtcacatttactctttaaaggtttttttttgactgatatcactacttttgtaagtatgtcatttcgacaacatcaaaagaccttatgaaattaaaaaattctagagaaattaGTCTAAATCCCAAAATCTACaaatcttggaacacctcactcatgtcgaagataacccaaaaccattgaaaaatccgattgaagttaggaagtgctagaggaatcatctcccATCccaaaataacccaaatccatcaaaaaatccgatggaagttaggtagtgccattgaatgcaacaacaaaaattgacacCTTGCAAAGTTTCGACACTTCCAACTATTATTGCTTAGTTCAATATATCCATTTTCTCCTTTACTGTGactttctaaattttggttgttattTTGGTCGCGCTATAGCTTTAGACATTTGGCATTTTTACTTAAACATGTTAACCTAAAGCCCGAACGACAGAACGGATGACAACGATCAATGTATCAGAAGTTCGATCGATGGTGAAATCAGAAATTCGGCAGACAATCATGTACaagttttttcgattttattctgaaaatattcgagtagagctatttttctacttttctaGTATTTTAACTGAATAGAGTCGTTCCATTAATGGAAATTAGTGTgtgtgaataatattttcttcaaattaaaGCTCAGAACAATATCTCACTTTAGTTTTTTCTTTAGTTTCTTTGTGAGGACAAATATACAGtcgaattgaatataaaagtACTCCTTGGTAAGCTAGGAAGTCGGgaaaatttttggagaattttggcgaatttcggtgaatttggcaaatttttgtgaattttgatgaattcggcgaatttcggtgaatttggagaatttttacgaatttggcgaatttttacgaatttggagaatttcagcgaattaattcaactaaatagcccctggaactatcaaatcaatttgttttcgtGCCGGTCGCCTCTGAAACTTCTggaattttcggaaaacttGCACTCAATTTGATAAAGAAAATAGGGAGTAAAATTGCCGATGTAACAAACGAAAAGCGCTCAACATCTTACTTAATTCAACGAATAAGTGTAGCTATACAAAAAGGAAATGTTATTTCGATATTAGGTACAATACCTGAATCGAAAAACCTCGGCGAAATTTTCTAtctttaaattgtaaaatctttcatttgaatataaatGTATTACATACGTTATCCTTGCTGGTCGATGATTAATGACTACAAAGAGCAATGATCTCTGTCCGGGATTCTGTAATTATGTACAGCAAAATGTTAGGAAAACTAAAGCATCAAGGTAAAGCACTACTTATCTTTCACTACTCTAAGGGTAGTACCCTCGATTCCACCTGGAAATAAATGATCTCTTTCAATTCACTGTTACCTTACTCAATTTTCTTCCTATCGACACACTTCACTCAGCAGGATACCTTCCAATCAACAACACAATGTTATTTCTTCCGCACGTGAAAAgaacattcaaaatttctaATCGACTGGCCTTCGTTCCGCCGATCAAAACACAAATTAAGCGTTCGattcaataaatatattttccttttacaaaaaaaaaaatgtgatcaGTGGGGTAAAATGGTGACTGGAGCCGAAACTTGATTCCCCCAATAGATGCCAACATTCATAACAATTGTGTGATGAAATCTTACTACGTACGGACTTCCGCCAACGTTGGCTGGCGCTCTCCAGTTGAATTGAATGAAAGCTTTATCGTCGTGAATTGTGTGCGTTACAGAAGATTCCGGATACAATGTAGGACAAACAACATGTCGGACACCCGGACCAGTTTCGAAGAAGCCAACTACGCGTCCACTACCATCATCAACGCGTGCTTGGACCATAAATCCTCTGAACTGAAAGTCGCCAAAAACGGTGCCATTTAGAGCTCGCAAGGACACTGTCAATAAGGCACCAGCGTTGAGAGACGTGGACGAAAAAAGTACTTCGAGTGGAAGGTCAAAATTCAATTGCTGTCCATGTTGGGGTATGAGTGATGTGCAAGCTGCTGTTGGTGCTCCGTCCGGGAAGGCAAAGGCGGATGTTAAACAAATTGCGAAAACTGCAAGTTTCAAATACATTTTGATTCACGTGGTCCGGTTGTGATACTGAATTGGAAATTCGGCAGCTCGACCAGTTATATTGTCATTTTTAATCATCTTTATCGGAGCGTggtaattgataaaatattatgCCGGATTCTCTTgattgaattaatattttttttttacttacacCGAACGGTGATTAATGCTTATAGAAATGAATGTGTTAATGACACGGAATAAGAGATCGG
The DNA window shown above is from Bradysia coprophila strain Holo2 chromosome IV unlocalized genomic scaffold, BU_Bcop_v1 contig_84, whole genome shotgun sequence and carries:
- the LOC119072595 gene encoding glycerophosphodiester phosphodiesterase GDPD6-like, with the protein product MEFFIKLFVLITWSTLATGQRWNTYDGLPSIFLAHQGEKVFMPPHTLPGYEIAAITGAEYVEPDLVMTRDNVLVCYHDVTLKRGTNIEEHPEFEHLRRNFSGIIGVVYENIVDDFFVEDLTLAELKTLKVKQNNEGVRLQYFNDHLQIPTFQEFIDVIHKMTVKLNRTIGIIPELKHPSFRNRNSSNPHFMEDVFLNSLTANGYALNATQSPQCRAIFDNVNATINCPPVIIQNFDKNALAYISTQTDLDLMMVVHPDLPWVTFQGMAEVSLFSRYYCVWKEYMYVGVEAELAYNNKTYDAELIESMGGFVPAKEFVTEAHRLGMKMALFTINDSREPSRRGCAITPGCDPDDKEEELFYFFEMGVDAIFIESLAESREIRMKFDFQIRTNQTKV